In Rubrivirga sp. SAORIC476, the following proteins share a genomic window:
- a CDS encoding prolipoprotein diacylglyceryl transferase — protein sequence MYPRLSDLFHDLLGVDLELPLYSFGLMVALALLTAAWMTRKELDRMYRIGLVGAVRVSGKDEKGRTRTTAQSPSALVWTLMLLAGGFGILGAKLFHVVDYWDEFVQDPAGMVFSTSGLTFYGGLVVATVVVAVYAYRKGVRVPRLADAAAPGLLLGYGIGRVGCYLAGDGDWGVCSSLADKPSWIPGFLWSETFPRNVVGPGRTAVDPVAFNAQVRGAECALAAPDGVYPTMLYEFAMAAALAGVLWLLRKHPFKAGWLFSLYAVFAGAERFLIEEIRVNPEAAFGLPQSQIISVLFVVAGLVGLAVTTRRGPALEGPAPGSGGERAAPLREEVADA from the coding sequence ATGTACCCCCGCCTCAGCGACCTCTTCCACGACCTCCTCGGGGTCGACCTCGAGCTCCCGCTCTACTCGTTCGGGCTGATGGTCGCCCTCGCCCTCCTCACGGCGGCGTGGATGACGCGGAAGGAGCTCGACCGGATGTACCGCATCGGCCTCGTCGGCGCGGTCCGCGTTTCGGGAAAGGACGAGAAGGGTCGCACCCGGACGACGGCGCAGAGCCCCTCGGCGCTCGTCTGGACCCTGATGCTGCTCGCGGGCGGCTTCGGCATCCTCGGGGCCAAGCTGTTCCACGTCGTCGACTACTGGGACGAGTTCGTGCAGGACCCGGCCGGGATGGTGTTCTCGACCTCGGGGCTGACGTTCTACGGCGGCCTCGTCGTGGCGACGGTCGTCGTCGCGGTGTACGCCTACCGCAAGGGCGTCCGCGTACCCCGCCTCGCCGACGCCGCCGCGCCGGGCCTGCTGCTTGGCTACGGGATCGGCCGCGTCGGGTGCTACCTCGCCGGCGACGGCGACTGGGGCGTCTGCTCGTCGCTCGCCGACAAGCCCTCGTGGATCCCCGGCTTCCTCTGGAGCGAGACGTTCCCCCGCAACGTCGTCGGTCCGGGGCGGACGGCCGTGGACCCCGTCGCCTTCAACGCGCAGGTCCGGGGGGCCGAGTGCGCGCTCGCCGCCCCCGACGGCGTCTACCCGACGATGCTCTACGAGTTCGCGATGGCGGCGGCTCTCGCGGGCGTCCTGTGGCTCCTTCGGAAACACCCGTTCAAGGCCGGCTGGCTCTTCTCGCTCTACGCCGTGTTCGCAGGGGCCGAGCGCTTCCTGATCGAGGAGATCCGCGTCAACCCCGAGGCGGCCTTCGGGCTGCCGCAGTCGCAGATCATCTCGGTCCTGTTCGTCGTCGCCGGACTCGTCGGCCTCGCCGTGACGACGCGCCGAGGACCGGCCCTCGAAGGGCCCGCTCCCGGTTCGGGAGGGGAACGCGCCGCCCCACTCAGGGAGGAGGTCGCCGACGCCTGA
- a CDS encoding AarF/ABC1/UbiB kinase family protein gives MSGLLTATPPARLPSRPRRLRQIAGALARHGLGWLVLDLGLGRFVPFHRGALRHEARETPYTRPEHLRLALEDLGVTAVKLGQVLSTRPDLVPSDLAAELSRLQDHAPLVPFEAVRAVVEAELGEPLDALFADFDPEPLAAASIGQVHAATLPDGTAVVVKVQRPGVEAQAEADLVLLGDLARAAASRTSWGRDYDVQGWVREFGFTLRAELDYAAEARHAEQVRRDFADEPMLHVPAVFAERSARRVLTMERLDGIKVDDAEALDAAEVDRRELARTATRVMLAMVLHNGFYHADPHPGNVLVLPGGRIGLLDFGMVGALDAATRQALLRIVLALAAEDTDRLVDELTALGVTGDAVARGPLKQDLERLRRRYATRPLKEVAAAEAFQEIMDVARRHRLRLPAELVQLAKVTAMAEGTALQLDPDFEILAFSLPYVRRFWLRTLSPRAQVRRLSGSLADLADLGETLPRQLRRLSRRLEEGALPLAVTTDPSPETLRRLDRAANRVAASVLAAAFVVGGSLLALAYHPTGGHPAFVAVAALAVVLVLGLAWALWRRGRL, from the coding sequence ATGAGCGGCCTTCTCACCGCGACCCCGCCCGCGCGACTGCCGTCGCGGCCGAGGCGGCTCCGCCAGATCGCGGGGGCTCTGGCCCGCCACGGGCTCGGCTGGCTCGTGCTCGACCTCGGGCTCGGCCGGTTCGTCCCGTTCCACCGCGGAGCGCTCCGCCACGAGGCGCGTGAGACCCCCTACACCCGGCCCGAGCACCTCCGCCTCGCCCTCGAAGACCTCGGCGTCACGGCCGTCAAGCTGGGGCAGGTGCTGAGCACGCGCCCAGACCTCGTCCCGTCCGACCTCGCGGCGGAGCTGTCCCGTCTCCAGGACCACGCGCCGCTCGTGCCCTTTGAGGCCGTCCGCGCCGTCGTCGAGGCCGAGCTGGGGGAGCCGCTCGACGCCCTCTTCGCTGACTTCGACCCCGAGCCTCTCGCGGCGGCCTCCATCGGGCAGGTCCACGCGGCCACGCTCCCCGACGGCACGGCCGTCGTGGTGAAGGTGCAGCGGCCCGGCGTCGAGGCGCAGGCCGAGGCGGACCTCGTGCTCCTGGGCGACCTCGCGCGCGCTGCAGCCTCGCGTACAAGCTGGGGCCGCGACTACGACGTCCAGGGGTGGGTCCGCGAGTTCGGCTTCACGCTCCGCGCCGAGCTCGACTACGCCGCCGAGGCCCGTCACGCCGAGCAGGTCCGCCGCGACTTCGCCGACGAGCCGATGCTCCACGTCCCGGCCGTGTTCGCCGAGCGGTCCGCCCGGCGCGTGCTCACGATGGAGCGGCTCGACGGGATCAAGGTGGACGACGCCGAAGCGCTCGACGCCGCCGAGGTGGACCGCCGCGAGCTCGCCCGCACGGCCACGCGCGTCATGCTGGCGATGGTGCTCCACAACGGGTTCTACCACGCCGACCCCCACCCCGGCAACGTCCTCGTCTTGCCCGGAGGGCGGATCGGGCTGCTCGACTTCGGGATGGTCGGCGCGCTCGACGCGGCCACGCGGCAGGCCCTGCTCCGCATCGTCCTCGCCCTGGCGGCCGAGGACACCGACCGTCTCGTCGACGAGCTGACGGCGCTCGGCGTGACGGGCGACGCCGTCGCGCGCGGCCCGCTCAAGCAGGACCTCGAGCGGCTCCGCCGCCGCTACGCCACGCGCCCGCTCAAGGAGGTCGCCGCGGCCGAGGCGTTCCAGGAGATCATGGACGTGGCCCGGCGCCACCGCCTCCGCCTCCCGGCCGAACTGGTCCAACTGGCGAAGGTGACGGCGATGGCCGAAGGGACCGCGCTCCAACTCGACCCGGACTTCGAGATCCTCGCCTTCTCGCTCCCCTACGTCCGGCGGTTCTGGCTCCGCACGCTCTCGCCGCGCGCCCAGGTCCGTCGCCTGAGCGGGTCGCTCGCGGACCTCGCCGACCTCGGCGAGACGCTCCCGCGCCAGCTCCGCCGCCTGAGCCGACGGCTCGAAGAGGGCGCCCTCCCGCTCGCCGTCACAACGGACCCCTCGCCGGAGACGCTCCGGCGGCTCGACCGGGCGGCCAACCGCGTCGCCGCCAGCGTGCTCGCGGCCGCCTTCGTCGTCGGGGGCAGCCTGCTCGCCCTCGCCTATCACCCGACCGGCGGGCACCCGGCCTTCGTGGCCGTGGCGGCCCTCGCCGTCGTCCTCGTCCTCGGCCTCGCCTGGGCGCTCTGGCGTCGCGGCCGGCTGTGA
- a CDS encoding cold-shock protein: protein MPTTEEPATHTTGTIEWFDPQRGVGLISSDDGAPPCSVRSGALRACGIDTLATGDRVRFRVREGDGERTATDLTLLPAVQRWENEGGAVRPGDPEA, encoded by the coding sequence ATGCCTACGACCGAAGAGCCAGCCACCCACACGACGGGCACCATCGAGTGGTTCGACCCCCAGCGCGGGGTCGGGCTCATCTCCTCCGACGACGGCGCGCCGCCGTGCTCCGTCCGCTCCGGCGCGCTCCGCGCGTGCGGCATCGACACGCTGGCGACCGGGGACCGCGTCCGGTTCCGGGTGCGCGAGGGCGACGGCGAGCGCACCGCGACCGACCTGACCCTGCTCCCCGCCGTGCAGCGGTGGGAGAACGAAGGCGGTGCCGTCCGCCCCGGCGATCCCGAAGCCTAA
- a CDS encoding phosphatidylserine/phosphatidylglycerophosphate/cardiolipin synthase family protein codes for MPWPTGGTSDYVLFTEGDDLYDAMVASIRGARRSVDVETYIYAADEVGWRVGAALADRARAGLRVRLMVDAAGSMGSFSRGLERYLRRQGVVVRRFHRWSWRQPSRFYRRNHRKLLVVDGREAYVGGFNLHRESSRSAFGPRRWRDTHVRLHGALATRASELSEAFWAGERGGAAPTGTQDGDALIPNHSRICRHQVHCLYDRLLQSAERRLFVTTPYFVPDRRTQNELVRAAQRGVDVRLLLPGKSDVPVARWAARATYGTLLSAGIRVFEYQPRVLHAKTAVVDGVAATVGTANLDYRSFFVNYELNLFSANRGLCTALEEQFRTDLGDAVELTAPGWSRRPWGGMIAELVGRTARRWL; via the coding sequence GTGCCCTGGCCGACGGGCGGCACGAGCGACTACGTGCTCTTTACCGAGGGCGACGACCTGTACGACGCCATGGTCGCGTCCATCCGAGGGGCCCGGCGGAGCGTAGACGTGGAGACCTACATCTACGCCGCCGACGAGGTGGGCTGGCGCGTCGGCGCGGCCCTCGCCGATCGAGCCCGCGCGGGCCTCCGAGTGCGCCTGATGGTGGACGCGGCGGGCTCGATGGGTTCGTTCTCGCGCGGCCTCGAGCGCTACTTGCGGCGACAGGGCGTGGTGGTCCGCCGCTTCCACCGGTGGAGCTGGCGCCAGCCCTCCCGGTTCTACCGGCGCAACCACCGCAAGCTCCTCGTCGTCGACGGCCGCGAGGCGTACGTGGGCGGCTTCAACCTCCACCGAGAGAGCTCGCGGTCGGCGTTCGGGCCGAGGCGCTGGCGGGACACCCACGTTCGGCTGCACGGCGCTCTGGCCACGCGCGCGTCGGAGTTGTCCGAGGCGTTCTGGGCGGGCGAGCGCGGGGGCGCAGCCCCGACGGGCACTCAGGACGGAGACGCGCTCATCCCCAACCATTCCCGCATCTGCCGGCATCAGGTCCACTGCCTGTACGACCGGCTCCTCCAGAGCGCCGAGCGGCGCCTCTTCGTCACGACCCCCTACTTCGTGCCGGACCGCCGCACTCAGAACGAGCTCGTGCGGGCCGCCCAGCGCGGCGTGGACGTGCGCCTGTTGCTCCCCGGGAAGAGCGACGTCCCGGTCGCGCGCTGGGCAGCGCGGGCCACCTACGGGACGCTGCTCTCGGCGGGCATTCGGGTCTTCGAGTACCAGCCACGGGTGCTCCACGCCAAGACCGCCGTCGTCGACGGGGTGGCGGCGACGGTAGGCACGGCGAACCTGGACTACCGCAGCTTCTTCGTCAACTACGAGCTCAACCTCTTCTCCGCAAACCGGGGGCTATGCACGGCACTCGAAGAACAGTTCCGGACCGACCTGGGCGATGCGGTGGAGCTCACCGCTCCCGGCTGGTCGAGACGGCCATGGGGCGGGATGATCGCTGAACTGGTCGGCCGGACCGCTCGGCGCTGGCTGTGA
- a CDS encoding phosphoketolase: MTTDEQTDTRPLTDEEVGRIDAYWRAANYLSVGQIYLLDNPLLREPLTLEHVKPRLLGHWGTTPGLNFIYVHLNRLIREHGPSVLYVTGPGHGGPGLVANTYLEGSYTEHYPDVTQDAEGMRKLFRQFSFPGGIPSHTSPETPGSINEGGELGYSLAHAFGAVFDNPDLIACCVVGDGEAETGTLAGSWHSNKFLNPARDGAVLPVLHLNGYKIVGPTVLARMPREELESLFVGYGYAPIFVEGDEPEAMHQRMAAALDQAYAEIQRIQQDARENGVTERPRWPMIVLRSPKGWTGPDEVDGVPVEGTFRSHQVPLAGLAENPEHLALLEDWMRGYRPEELFDEDGRLAPELAALAPEGDRRMGSNPHANGGLLLKDLRMPDWRDYAVDVPAPGAVMGEATRVMGRLLRDVMAMNPETFRVVGPDETASNRLTALFEVTDRAWMGPVLESDAHLAPDGRVMEVLSEQLCQGWLEGYLLTGRHGFFSCYEAFIHIVDSMFNQHAKWLDVTRDIPWRRPLASLNYLLTSHVWRQDHNGFSHQDPGFLDVVVNKKAEVVRVYLPPDANTLLSVTDHCLRSRHYVNVIVAGKQPEPQYLDLDAAIKHTAAGIGIWEWASNDRDAEPDVVMACCGDVPTLETLAAVDLLRRHLPELRVRVVNVVDLMRLQPEREHPHGLSDREFDVLFTTDKPVIFAFHGYPWLIHRLTYSRTNHQNLHVRGFKEEGSTTTPFDMVVRNDLDRFHLVMDVVDRVPTVGPHGPHVWQAMRDRLVEHEQYIARHGQDLPEVRDWVWPHEPASPTGVQGA, translated from the coding sequence ATGACTACCGATGAACAGACGGACACACGCCCCCTCACCGATGAGGAGGTCGGCCGCATCGACGCCTACTGGCGCGCGGCCAACTACCTCTCCGTCGGACAGATCTACCTCCTCGACAACCCGCTCCTCCGCGAGCCGCTCACGCTGGAGCACGTCAAGCCGCGTCTGCTCGGCCACTGGGGCACCACGCCCGGGCTCAACTTCATCTACGTCCACCTCAACCGCCTCATCCGCGAGCACGGCCCGAGCGTGCTCTACGTCACCGGGCCGGGCCACGGCGGCCCCGGCCTCGTCGCCAACACGTACCTCGAAGGGAGCTACACCGAGCACTACCCGGACGTCACGCAGGACGCCGAGGGGATGCGGAAGCTGTTCCGGCAGTTCTCGTTCCCCGGCGGCATCCCGAGCCACACCTCGCCCGAGACGCCCGGCTCCATCAACGAGGGCGGCGAGCTCGGCTACTCGCTCGCCCACGCCTTCGGGGCCGTCTTCGACAACCCGGACCTGATCGCCTGCTGTGTCGTCGGCGACGGGGAGGCCGAGACGGGGACGCTCGCCGGGTCCTGGCACTCGAACAAGTTCCTCAACCCGGCCCGCGACGGGGCCGTGCTCCCCGTCCTCCACCTCAACGGCTACAAGATCGTCGGTCCGACCGTGCTGGCGCGGATGCCGCGTGAGGAGCTGGAGAGCCTGTTCGTGGGCTACGGCTACGCCCCGATCTTCGTCGAGGGCGACGAGCCGGAGGCGATGCACCAGCGGATGGCCGCCGCCCTCGACCAAGCCTACGCCGAGATCCAGCGCATCCAGCAGGACGCACGAGAGAACGGCGTCACTGAGCGTCCGCGCTGGCCTATGATCGTGCTCCGCTCTCCGAAGGGGTGGACCGGGCCGGACGAGGTCGACGGCGTGCCCGTCGAGGGCACGTTCCGCTCGCACCAGGTGCCGCTAGCGGGGCTGGCCGAGAACCCGGAGCACCTCGCCCTCCTGGAGGACTGGATGCGGGGCTACCGGCCCGAGGAGCTCTTCGACGAGGACGGGCGGCTCGCCCCCGAGCTGGCGGCCCTCGCTCCCGAGGGGGACCGACGCATGGGCTCGAACCCCCACGCCAACGGCGGCCTGCTCCTGAAGGACCTCCGGATGCCCGACTGGCGCGACTACGCCGTCGACGTCCCCGCGCCCGGCGCCGTCATGGGCGAGGCGACGCGCGTGATGGGGCGGCTCTTACGCGACGTGATGGCGATGAACCCCGAGACGTTCCGCGTGGTCGGCCCGGACGAGACGGCCTCGAACAGGCTCACGGCCCTCTTCGAGGTCACCGACCGGGCGTGGATGGGGCCCGTCCTCGAGAGCGACGCCCACCTCGCCCCCGACGGCCGCGTGATGGAGGTCCTGAGCGAGCAGCTCTGCCAGGGCTGGCTCGAGGGCTACCTCCTCACCGGCCGCCACGGCTTCTTCTCGTGCTACGAGGCCTTCATCCACATCGTCGACTCGATGTTCAACCAGCACGCGAAGTGGCTCGACGTGACGCGCGACATCCCGTGGCGGCGGCCCCTCGCCTCGCTCAACTACCTCCTCACCTCGCACGTCTGGCGGCAGGACCACAACGGGTTCAGCCACCAGGACCCCGGCTTCCTCGACGTGGTGGTCAACAAGAAGGCCGAGGTCGTCCGGGTCTACCTCCCGCCCGACGCCAACACGCTCCTCTCGGTCACCGACCACTGCCTCCGGAGCCGCCACTACGTCAACGTGATCGTGGCCGGCAAGCAGCCCGAGCCGCAGTACCTCGACCTCGACGCGGCCATCAAGCACACCGCCGCCGGGATCGGGATCTGGGAGTGGGCGAGCAACGACCGCGACGCCGAGCCGGACGTGGTGATGGCCTGCTGCGGCGACGTCCCGACGCTGGAGACGTTGGCCGCCGTGGACCTCCTCCGCCGGCACCTCCCGGAGCTCCGCGTCCGCGTCGTCAACGTCGTCGACCTGATGCGGCTCCAGCCCGAGCGCGAGCACCCGCACGGGCTGAGCGACCGCGAGTTCGACGTGCTCTTCACGACCGACAAGCCGGTCATCTTCGCCTTCCACGGCTACCCCTGGCTCATCCACCGGCTCACCTACAGCCGGACGAACCACCAGAACCTCCACGTCCGCGGCTTCAAGGAGGAGGGGAGCACGACGACCCCGTTCGACATGGTCGTCCGCAACGACCTCGACCGCTTCCACCTCGTGATGGACGTCGTGGACCGGGTGCCGACCGTCGGGCCGCACGGCCCCCACGTGTGGCAGGCCATGCGCGACCGGCTCGTCGAGCACGAGCAGTACATCGCCCGGCACGGACAGGACCTGCCCGAGGTCCGCGACTGGGTCTGGCCCCACGAGCCCGCCTCGCCGACCGGGGTCCAGGGGGCCTGA
- a CDS encoding MFS transporter, protein MPRPLLLLFLALFLAMIGFGLTLPVLPAFVERLALGRAATPERVALHVGALTSAYALTQLVLAPLWGGWSDRHGRKALVVLGLVGVAFSQVAFGLGTSLPLLYGARLAGGAFAAALVVAATAAVADAVPEGERGRAMAWLGTAVSLGFVAGPALGGLLARDAWHVTLTPGHLVFDGFSVPFFVAAGLTLAAVPLVVRYLPGQSLPASRRAAAPEEVARVPVRWGLLARRLGGVLALVLVAQAALTLFEAVFALYADRVLGFGLREIGLAFALCGGVMAVFQGGAVGWLSGRVRVRVQVALGFAMLGTGLLLLPALTRVPAVLAAVSLLALGVAFVTPNLLTLAADRSGSQAGTGLGLLGTASGLGQILGPLVGSLLFAWQVDLPFLAAGGVALAVAAGTVGLSHTLGAAPLPVCLDTPHDGS, encoded by the coding sequence ATGCCGCGCCCCCTGCTCCTCCTCTTCCTCGCCCTCTTCCTCGCCATGATCGGATTCGGCCTCACGCTCCCGGTGCTACCGGCGTTCGTCGAGCGGCTCGCGCTCGGGCGGGCGGCGACGCCAGAGCGGGTCGCCCTGCACGTGGGGGCGCTCACGAGTGCCTACGCGCTGACGCAGCTGGTGCTGGCCCCGCTGTGGGGAGGGTGGTCGGACCGGCACGGTCGGAAGGCGCTCGTGGTGCTCGGTCTCGTCGGCGTCGCCTTCTCGCAGGTGGCCTTCGGGCTGGGGACCTCGCTACCGCTCCTCTACGGGGCGCGCCTGGCCGGCGGCGCGTTCGCGGCGGCGCTCGTCGTGGCCGCCACCGCGGCCGTCGCCGACGCGGTCCCGGAGGGGGAGCGGGGCCGGGCGATGGCGTGGCTGGGGACGGCCGTCAGCCTCGGCTTCGTGGCTGGACCCGCGCTCGGCGGTCTCCTGGCGCGGGACGCGTGGCACGTGACCCTCACGCCGGGGCACCTCGTCTTCGACGGGTTCTCGGTCCCCTTCTTCGTGGCGGCGGGCCTGACGCTGGCCGCGGTACCGCTGGTGGTCCGCTACCTCCCAGGCCAGTCGCTCCCGGCGTCGAGGCGCGCCGCCGCGCCGGAAGAGGTAGCCCGCGTGCCGGTGCGGTGGGGACTGTTGGCCCGACGGCTCGGTGGTGTGCTCGCCCTCGTGCTCGTCGCCCAGGCCGCGCTCACGCTCTTCGAGGCCGTCTTCGCGCTCTACGCCGACCGCGTGCTCGGCTTCGGGCTACGAGAGATCGGCCTCGCCTTCGCGCTGTGCGGGGGGGTGATGGCCGTGTTCCAGGGCGGGGCCGTCGGATGGCTGAGCGGCCGGGTCCGGGTCCGGGTCCAGGTCGCGCTGGGCTTCGCGATGCTCGGAACGGGGTTGCTCCTGCTGCCCGCCCTCACTCGCGTCCCGGCCGTGCTCGCGGCCGTGAGCCTGCTGGCGCTCGGCGTCGCCTTCGTCACACCGAACCTCCTCACGCTCGCCGCCGACCGCAGCGGCTCGCAGGCGGGCACCGGGCTCGGGCTGCTGGGCACCGCCAGCGGTCTGGGGCAGATCCTCGGCCCGCTCGTGGGGAGCCTCCTCTTCGCCTGGCAGGTGGACCTGCCCTTCCTCGCTGCCGGCGGGGTCGCCCTGGCCGTCGCCGCCGGGACCGTAGGTCTGAGCCACACCCTAGGAGCCGCGCCCCTTCCCGTGTGTCTCGACACCCCGCACGACGGCTCATGA
- a CDS encoding glucoamylase family protein, with product MTTPTDDDRLLDALQGNALRYFLDAAHPRTGLVADSTMPGTACSIAAVGMALGAYPVAVARGLLSRAEAAERTLRVLRFLCDSPQGEAPDATGHRGFYYHFLDLETGRRAWESELSTIDTALFLAGALTATSYFDGDDEDEREIRAVTDALYRRVDWQWPLDGGLTLTHGWRPESGFLPYRWQGYDEALILYVLALGSPTHPIQAESYAAWTRTYAWKCLYGHELLYAGPLFIHQYSHLWIDFRGIQDAYMREKGSDYFENSRRATLVQREYAVRNPLGFEGYCDCCWGFTACHGPGPTTLVVDGVERRFLGYSARGAPYGPDDGTIAPWAAATSLPFAPEVVLPTLRRFEEIHVGASSPYGFDAAFNPTYPIREGGAAGWTCPWVYGIDRGALALMIENHRTGRVWERVGRSPYVRAGLRRAGFEGGWLEMEPTPRALSRTAS from the coding sequence ATGACGACGCCCACCGACGACGACCGGCTGCTCGACGCCCTCCAGGGCAACGCGCTCCGGTACTTCCTCGACGCGGCGCACCCGCGCACCGGCCTCGTGGCGGACAGCACGATGCCCGGCACCGCGTGCAGCATCGCGGCCGTGGGCATGGCGCTCGGGGCGTACCCCGTCGCCGTGGCACGCGGCCTGCTCTCTCGCGCCGAGGCGGCCGAGCGCACCCTCCGCGTCCTCCGATTCCTCTGCGACAGCCCCCAGGGCGAGGCCCCCGACGCGACCGGGCACCGGGGCTTCTACTACCACTTCCTGGACCTGGAGACCGGCCGCCGGGCGTGGGAGTCCGAGCTCTCGACCATCGACACAGCGCTCTTCCTGGCCGGAGCGCTGACGGCGACGTCCTACTTCGACGGGGACGACGAGGACGAACGGGAGATCCGCGCGGTCACCGACGCGCTCTACCGGCGCGTAGACTGGCAGTGGCCGCTCGATGGAGGCCTCACGCTGACCCACGGCTGGCGGCCGGAGTCGGGGTTCCTCCCGTACCGCTGGCAGGGGTACGACGAGGCCCTGATCCTCTACGTCCTCGCCCTCGGCTCGCCGACCCATCCGATCCAGGCCGAGAGCTACGCGGCGTGGACGCGGACGTACGCGTGGAAGTGCCTCTACGGCCACGAGCTGCTCTACGCCGGCCCGCTCTTCATCCACCAGTACTCGCACCTCTGGATCGACTTCCGTGGAATCCAGGATGCGTACATGCGCGAGAAGGGGAGCGACTACTTCGAGAACTCCCGCCGCGCCACGCTCGTGCAGCGCGAGTACGCCGTCCGCAACCCTCTCGGCTTCGAGGGCTACTGCGACTGCTGCTGGGGGTTCACGGCCTGCCATGGCCCCGGCCCCACCACCCTCGTCGTGGACGGCGTCGAGCGGCGCTTCCTCGGGTACAGCGCCCGCGGCGCGCCCTATGGCCCCGACGACGGCACCATCGCGCCGTGGGCCGCCGCGACCTCGCTGCCCTTCGCCCCGGAGGTCGTGCTGCCCACGCTCCGACGCTTCGAGGAGATTCACGTTGGCGCGTCGAGCCCCTACGGGTTCGACGCCGCCTTCAACCCCACGTACCCCATACGGGAGGGGGGGGCGGCTGGCTGGACCTGCCCCTGGGTCTACGGCATCGACCGGGGAGCCCTCGCGCTGATGATCGAGAACCACCGCACGGGGCGCGTCTGGGAGCGGGTGGGGCGGTCGCCCTACGTGCGAGCAGGACTCCGCCGCGCCGGCTTCGAGGGCGGGTGGCTGGAGATGGAACCGACACCGCGGGCCCTCAGCCGGACGGCCTCATGA
- a CDS encoding type II glyceraldehyde-3-phosphate dehydrogenase has product MTDSQNVRIAVNGYGVIGKRVADAVAAQDDMTLAGVADVATDWRVAVARAKGYPLYGATPEHVRAMTEAGLDPAGTLDDLLGDADVVVDCTPKKVAAGNVERYRERGIKFIVQGGEKHTVTGHSFTAENNYDTAFGRQSTRVVSCNTTSTVRTLSALKRAGLLKRARGVLIRRATDPWESHLGGIMNTLVPEPEIPSHQGPDAQTVDPELDVVTMAVKAPETLAHLHYWTVQLTREASKDEVLDALRTSSRIAFIRMADGLTALNTVKELMADLGRPHDNLYEVAVWEDMLKVQGDEAFYAYMVDNQAIVIPETIDAIRALAEIEPDGAASIEKTNEALGITGRLVPEPASV; this is encoded by the coding sequence ATGACTGACTCACAGAACGTCCGCATCGCCGTCAATGGCTACGGCGTCATCGGCAAGCGCGTCGCCGACGCCGTGGCGGCGCAGGACGACATGACCCTCGCCGGCGTCGCCGACGTGGCGACGGACTGGCGCGTGGCCGTGGCCCGCGCGAAGGGCTACCCGCTCTACGGGGCCACGCCCGAGCACGTCCGCGCCATGACCGAGGCGGGCCTCGACCCGGCCGGCACCCTCGACGACCTCCTGGGCGACGCCGACGTCGTCGTGGACTGCACGCCCAAGAAGGTGGCCGCCGGCAACGTCGAGCGCTACCGCGAGCGCGGGATCAAGTTCATCGTGCAGGGCGGCGAGAAGCACACCGTCACCGGCCACTCGTTCACGGCCGAGAACAACTACGACACCGCCTTCGGCCGCCAGAGCACGCGCGTCGTCTCGTGCAACACGACCTCGACCGTCCGCACGCTCTCGGCGCTCAAGCGGGCCGGGCTCCTGAAACGCGCCCGCGGCGTGCTCATCCGCCGCGCCACCGACCCGTGGGAGAGCCACCTCGGCGGCATCATGAACACGCTCGTGCCCGAGCCCGAGATTCCGAGCCATCAGGGGCCGGACGCCCAGACCGTCGACCCCGAGCTCGACGTGGTGACGATGGCGGTGAAAGCGCCGGAGACCCTCGCCCACCTCCACTACTGGACGGTCCAGCTCACGCGCGAGGCCTCGAAAGACGAGGTGCTCGACGCCCTCCGCACCTCGTCGCGCATCGCCTTCATCCGCATGGCCGACGGGCTGACGGCGCTCAACACCGTCAAGGAGCTCATGGCCGACCTCGGCCGCCCGCACGACAACCTCTACGAGGTCGCCGTCTGGGAGGACATGCTGAAGGTCCAGGGCGACGAGGCGTTCTACGCCTACATGGTCGACAACCAGGCCATCGTCATCCCCGAGACCATCGACGCCATCCGGGCCCTCGCGGAGATCGAGCCGGACGGGGCCGCGTCCATCGAGAAGACCAACGAGGCCCTCGGCATCACCGGGCGGCTGGTGCCCGAACCGGCCAGCGTGTGA